From the Verrucomicrobiota bacterium genome, one window contains:
- a CDS encoding bifunctional oligoribonuclease/PAP phosphatase NrnA, with product MKNSDLKTAIDKIHSANSVILLSHVRPDGDAYGSELALGLSLKEFGKKIYFFNQDGLSTLFTFLPGADELTPTPKKMPAADLIISLDTSTENRLGEHFTGWSRPVDINIDHHVSNTLYAKINVIDSNQPATASIIQKLIEESDLPMTPQIASNLFVGLTTDTGSFRYRGTTQETFLMAGKLVEAGADPAYLAKECYQSFSPSRFKLNQMAMQNLQFEKEDTFAWFELHPDMFEKVGALPEDTEGIVESTQAVKTVEISALFEYRGKDALKISLRSKGKFNVSEIAKNFGGGGHPGAAGINFSEDAAQYQQKVLDHIRELL from the coding sequence ATGAAAAACTCTGACCTCAAAACTGCAATCGACAAAATCCATTCAGCCAACTCTGTTATCCTTTTGAGCCACGTTCGCCCAGATGGTGATGCTTATGGTAGTGAGCTTGCTTTAGGCCTTTCCTTAAAAGAATTCGGGAAGAAGATCTACTTCTTCAATCAAGATGGACTAAGCACCCTCTTTACCTTTCTCCCTGGAGCTGATGAACTAACTCCAACCCCAAAAAAAATGCCTGCTGCAGACCTTATTATCTCATTAGACACCTCCACAGAAAATCGTTTAGGTGAACACTTCACCGGATGGTCTCGTCCTGTCGATATCAACATAGATCATCATGTCAGCAACACCCTTTATGCTAAAATCAATGTCATAGACAGTAATCAACCTGCTACCGCTTCAATTATTCAAAAGCTTATCGAAGAATCTGATCTGCCCATGACCCCACAAATCGCTTCCAACCTATTTGTTGGACTGACAACTGACACGGGATCCTTTAGATATCGAGGAACTACTCAAGAAACATTCCTAATGGCTGGCAAGCTTGTAGAAGCTGGAGCAGATCCAGCCTACCTAGCTAAGGAGTGCTATCAGTCTTTCTCTCCCAGTCGTTTTAAACTTAACCAAATGGCTATGCAAAACCTTCAATTTGAAAAAGAAGATACTTTTGCTTGGTTCGAACTGCACCCTGACATGTTTGAAAAAGTTGGTGCCCTACCGGAAGACACCGAAGGCATTGTCGAAAGTACCCAAGCCGTTAAAACTGTAGAAATTTCTGCATTATTCGAATACCGCGGTAAGGATGCTCTCAAAATAAGTCTACGTTCTAAGGGAAAATTCAACGTCAGCGAAATAGCTAAAAATTTTGGCGGTGGCGGCCACCCAGGTGCAGCAGGAATAAATTTTTCGGAAGATGCGGCCCAATATCAACAAAAGGTGCTGGATCATATTCGAGAACTTCTCTAG
- a CDS encoding GTPase domain-containing protein: MAFINYSKREIQLKIVYYGCALCGKTTNLVNLHKRIESTQKGELVSLSTDADRTLFFDFLSLSTKTLPGFNTRFQLYTVPGQPVYNTTRQLVLKGVDGIVFVVDSHWDRMAENVESFANLQENLIENHLSLAQIPYVLQYNKRDLPNAAPLHYLEYTFNNRATRVLSFESSATEGYGVLETLNGTARLLLAKYSKSAGSSTNVAELSPKQSQG, from the coding sequence ATGGCTTTTATCAATTATTCGAAACGGGAAATTCAATTAAAGATAGTCTACTATGGCTGTGCTTTATGCGGGAAGACGACGAATCTAGTCAATCTGCACAAACGTATTGAAAGCACTCAAAAAGGAGAGCTTGTATCTTTATCGACAGATGCAGACAGAACGCTATTTTTCGATTTTCTGAGTCTGAGCACGAAGACACTTCCTGGTTTCAATACGCGTTTTCAGCTTTACACTGTTCCAGGTCAACCTGTCTATAACACGACCCGTCAATTGGTTCTAAAGGGTGTGGATGGAATTGTATTTGTAGTTGATTCACATTGGGACCGCATGGCAGAGAATGTAGAATCCTTCGCCAACCTGCAGGAGAACCTTATCGAGAACCACTTAAGTTTAGCGCAAATTCCTTATGTCCTTCAGTATAACAAGCGAGATCTTCCTAATGCAGCGCCACTTCATTACTTAGAGTATACTTTCAATAATCGAGCTACTCGAGTCTTGTCATTTGAATCATCTGCTACAGAAGGTTACGGTGTTTTGGAGACTTTAAATGGAACGGCTAGGTTGTTATTAGCAAAATATTCAAAATCAGCAGGTTCTAGCACAAATGTAGCGGAACTTTCACCCAAGCAATCTCAAGGTTAA
- a CDS encoding radical SAM protein, whose translation MKDRALVVNEVYVSVQGESTFAGLPCVFVRLTACDLRCSYCDTEYAFYEGKKRLLENILEEIRSHQIPLVEITGGEPLLQKNVLPLMKVLCDEGFDVLIETSGAHDISQIDSRVHCIMDLKCPDSGMEGRNRYENISCLKMKDEVKFVIASRNDYEWSRQKVREFELQDKVRTVLFSAVFGKCEPQALVEWIVEDKLPVRFQLQMHKFIWEPKKRGV comes from the coding sequence ATGAAGGATAGGGCACTAGTAGTAAATGAAGTCTATGTGAGTGTTCAAGGGGAAAGCACTTTTGCGGGTTTACCGTGCGTGTTTGTCCGCTTAACAGCCTGTGATTTGCGTTGTAGCTATTGTGATACAGAGTATGCCTTTTATGAGGGTAAAAAGCGTCTTCTTGAAAATATCCTCGAAGAAATTAGGAGTCATCAAATTCCTTTAGTAGAAATAACCGGAGGGGAACCTTTATTGCAGAAAAATGTCCTTCCTTTGATGAAGGTTTTATGCGACGAGGGCTTTGATGTGCTCATCGAGACAAGTGGCGCACACGATATTAGCCAAATAGACTCACGTGTTCATTGTATTATGGACTTAAAGTGCCCAGATAGCGGAATGGAGGGTCGCAATAGATATGAGAATATTTCTTGTTTAAAAATGAAGGATGAAGTCAAGTTTGTCATAGCTTCACGAAATGATTACGAGTGGAGTCGACAAAAGGTTCGAGAATTTGAATTACAAGATAAAGTGAGGACAGTGCTTTTTTCGGCAGTCTTTGGTAAATGTGAGCCCCAAGCTCTCGTGGAATGGATTGTAGAAGATAAATTACCGGTTCGATTTCAGCTTCAAATGCACAAGTTTATTTGGGAGCCTAAAAAGAGGGGAGTATAA
- a CDS encoding FHA domain-containing protein codes for MNLAELLHLCSLSSRTGKVNFTSTEKKGEIYLEEGEPCYAQYEQLQGDNALLKMLTRKQADTVFIPELYPPEKNVTLKTEAALLEAARLSDEMLITSQLSLKTSSQPKEKPRPAIANLYLLPDSTGWTYPILEGQQLYIGRDPKNEICIEHETISNRHCQLKNQSNSVVLTDSESLNGTFVNGKRIKMVVLSNHDLIQLGDATFRIEMK; via the coding sequence GTGAATTTAGCTGAATTGTTACATCTATGCTCCCTTTCTAGCAGAACAGGTAAAGTAAATTTTACTTCTACTGAAAAGAAAGGCGAGATCTATCTCGAAGAGGGTGAACCATGCTATGCTCAATATGAGCAACTGCAGGGAGACAATGCTTTACTTAAAATGCTCACCCGAAAACAAGCAGATACCGTTTTTATACCTGAACTTTATCCACCAGAAAAAAATGTCACTTTAAAAACAGAAGCCGCACTGCTTGAAGCAGCTCGCTTGTCTGATGAAATGCTCATTACCAGTCAGCTATCCTTAAAAACCTCCTCGCAGCCAAAAGAAAAGCCTAGGCCTGCCATTGCTAACCTCTATTTATTACCAGATTCTACAGGCTGGACCTACCCCATCCTCGAAGGCCAGCAGCTATACATTGGCCGAGACCCAAAAAACGAAATTTGCATCGAGCATGAAACCATTTCTAATAGGCACTGCCAGCTCAAAAACCAATCCAATAGCGTCGTGCTTACGGACTCAGAGTCTCTCAATGGAACCTTTGTAAATGGAAAGCGCATTAAAATGGTTGTTCTTAGCAATCACGACCTGATTCAACTCGGTGACGCCACCTTCCGTATAGAAATGAAGTAG
- a CDS encoding SDR family oxidoreductase, translated as MKKKTFLITGASKGIGLSAAKILVKQGHSIIGLARSQPSLDLKGEFIAIDLLNHHKLKDVLKDVTSRHHLDGVFNNVGLVHPAPLEEITEQQLNSCYHMNVNVAVQCVQAALPHMKGQHFGRVVNTASLTVAGAPYRSSYAAAKSALVSMTRTWALELASHQITVNAISPGPIETELFNTNNPPGSESRERYIKNIPIGRTGKAEEVGELVAFLMSDQASFITGQNIFIDGGSSVGKSLN; from the coding sequence ATGAAGAAAAAAACATTCTTAATCACCGGAGCAAGTAAAGGAATTGGCCTCTCTGCAGCAAAAATACTTGTCAAGCAAGGACACTCTATTATCGGTCTTGCACGTTCCCAGCCCTCATTAGATTTAAAAGGAGAGTTCATTGCTATCGATCTACTTAATCATCACAAACTAAAGGATGTCTTAAAAGATGTGACATCTAGACACCATCTAGATGGAGTCTTTAATAACGTCGGACTTGTGCACCCTGCTCCACTGGAAGAAATAACCGAACAACAATTGAATTCTTGCTATCATATGAATGTGAATGTTGCGGTTCAATGTGTTCAAGCTGCTCTGCCTCACATGAAAGGACAACATTTTGGTCGCGTTGTCAATACGGCTAGCCTAACTGTCGCAGGTGCACCTTATAGAAGTAGCTATGCTGCTGCTAAATCTGCCCTAGTAAGTATGACTCGAACTTGGGCTCTGGAATTAGCGTCTCACCAGATTACCGTCAATGCTATTTCTCCCGGTCCTATCGAAACCGAACTCTTTAACACAAACAATCCTCCAGGCTCAGAAAGTAGAGAAAGATATATCAAGAATATCCCTATTGGAAGAACAGGCAAAGCAGAAGAAGTCGGAGAGCTTGTTGCCTTTCTCATGTCTGATCAGGCAAGCTTTATCACAGGTCAAAATATTTTTATTGATGGCGGTTCTAGTGTAGGAAAATCACTTAACTAG
- the truB gene encoding tRNA pseudouridine(55) synthase TruB, whose product MTDLDGLLLVDKPPQMTSHDIVAYVRKAFGIKKVGHCGTLDPMATGLLMLVLGKATKVQDLLMSEDKFYAGSMMLGKVTDSQDAEGEVLVSNKVPEFSQDTIEEAFDQFKGDFYQTPPMVSAVKKDGVPLYRLARQGKTVARDPRLVHVYKYSILNVNLPQIDFELHCSKGFYVRTYCHDIGEKLQCGAHLCALKRIKSGNFSTEMDKTTNWNTLQENKGDKGFLSEKLFTLPEISNIRRQ is encoded by the coding sequence ATGACTGATTTAGACGGACTGTTATTAGTAGACAAACCCCCACAAATGACATCGCACGACATAGTTGCCTATGTTCGCAAAGCCTTTGGTATAAAAAAAGTGGGCCATTGTGGAACTCTCGACCCTATGGCCACAGGACTTCTCATGCTTGTCCTAGGTAAAGCGACCAAGGTTCAAGACCTTCTCATGTCAGAAGACAAATTCTACGCTGGAAGCATGATGCTGGGGAAAGTAACCGACTCACAAGACGCCGAAGGCGAAGTTCTTGTTTCGAACAAAGTTCCTGAATTTTCCCAGGACACTATCGAGGAGGCCTTTGACCAGTTCAAAGGGGACTTCTACCAGACACCACCTATGGTTTCGGCTGTCAAAAAAGATGGGGTCCCTCTATACAGACTTGCCCGTCAAGGAAAAACCGTTGCTCGCGACCCTCGCTTGGTTCACGTCTACAAATACAGCATTCTCAATGTCAACTTGCCCCAGATCGACTTTGAACTTCATTGTAGCAAGGGCTTTTATGTCCGCACCTACTGTCACGACATTGGAGAAAAACTACAATGTGGAGCCCATCTATGTGCTCTTAAGCGTATCAAATCTGGCAACTTCTCCACCGAGATGGATAAAACGACAAATTGGAATACACTTCAAGAAAACAAAGGAGATAAAGGCTTTCTCTCTGAAAAGCTATTTACTTTACCTGAAATATCCAACATACGTCGCCAATAA
- a CDS encoding phosphatase PAP2 family protein, with protein MELLIRIVQTLGRDVKLTLKAGASQFKKWQKVIWGSLSLIIVMTFFMLPHDAHWLEIVQSVDNDFIHQLSRQLSYWGDFPTGTVIVFAVLFLSGYAFKNEKLRRGAMTCLLAAAIAGILTYSLKLTIGRPRPSAEKPDGAYGLRMDGNYHGFPSGHSATAMGTTTALAVVYPSAAVPILIAGSSVGWSRMMLDRHHPTDVLVGGYLGVISALVIGLGTRKHLESS; from the coding sequence ATGGAACTTTTAATCAGAATCGTTCAAACATTGGGAAGAGATGTCAAGCTGACGCTAAAGGCTGGAGCGAGTCAATTTAAGAAATGGCAGAAAGTAATCTGGGGTTCACTATCCCTCATAATAGTGATGACGTTCTTTATGCTACCTCATGACGCGCATTGGCTTGAGATAGTGCAGTCTGTGGATAATGATTTTATTCATCAGCTTTCTAGGCAACTTAGCTATTGGGGGGATTTTCCAACAGGTACGGTTATAGTCTTTGCAGTACTTTTTTTAAGCGGTTATGCATTTAAGAATGAAAAATTAAGGCGTGGAGCAATGACTTGTTTATTAGCTGCGGCTATAGCTGGTATCTTAACCTATAGTTTGAAACTAACAATAGGAAGACCACGTCCTTCGGCAGAGAAACCTGACGGGGCGTATGGATTAAGAATGGATGGAAATTATCACGGTTTTCCCTCTGGTCATTCTGCAACTGCAATGGGTACGACGACAGCCTTAGCAGTCGTTTATCCTTCTGCAGCTGTTCCCATTCTTATAGCTGGAAGCAGTGTGGGTTGGTCAAGAATGATGTTGGATAGGCACCATCCTACAGATGTATTGGTTGGAGGCTATCTCGGAGTTATCTCTGCTTTAGTCATAGGACTAGGGACAAGAAAACATTTAGAATCCTCTTAG
- a CDS encoding bifunctional riboflavin kinase/FAD synthetase, with protein sequence MRIYQHFNQAKQDKSIQRVAIGFFDGLHLGHAEVILGADTSLVPRTCVITFQQHPFSVLFPQKAPLLITSLEHKFYLLKKWDVGTVLNLQFDDAQSKQSAPDFLNQLKENFPSLTHISVGPNFRFGYKRLGTLEHLQAWCTRENVALKVPQPVTIGGEIISSSRIRQALQQDDLQGAKSLLGHPYSLFGTVITGEKLGRTLGWPTANLNTHVTPICSTGVYAGLAILENGQAYKAAINIGHRPTVSRDRDIHTEAHLLEFNETIYDQNLEIELHHKIRDEVKFDSLEALKKQVEQDIAKVRGLETLNIK encoded by the coding sequence ATGCGAATCTACCAACATTTTAATCAAGCCAAACAAGACAAGTCTATTCAAAGAGTCGCTATTGGTTTCTTCGACGGGTTACACCTCGGCCATGCAGAGGTAATTCTAGGAGCCGACACTTCTCTGGTTCCTCGCACCTGCGTCATCACATTTCAGCAACACCCTTTCTCGGTTCTCTTTCCTCAAAAGGCTCCTTTACTTATCACCAGTCTTGAACACAAATTTTACCTACTCAAAAAATGGGATGTAGGCACAGTATTAAATCTACAATTTGATGATGCTCAATCTAAACAATCAGCGCCTGATTTCCTAAATCAACTTAAAGAAAACTTCCCCTCCTTAACACATATCTCAGTTGGACCCAATTTTCGTTTTGGCTATAAACGCCTGGGCACACTTGAGCATTTACAAGCATGGTGTACGCGAGAGAACGTCGCTTTAAAAGTGCCTCAACCTGTAACGATAGGTGGCGAGATTATTAGCAGCAGCCGTATTCGCCAAGCTCTTCAACAAGATGACTTACAAGGAGCTAAAAGTTTACTAGGCCACCCATACAGCCTTTTCGGTACAGTCATCACAGGTGAAAAATTAGGTCGAACACTGGGCTGGCCGACAGCTAACTTAAACACCCACGTAACCCCTATTTGTTCAACAGGAGTCTATGCTGGCCTGGCTATACTAGAAAATGGCCAAGCTTACAAAGCAGCCATCAATATAGGCCATCGACCCACTGTTTCTCGAGACAGAGATATTCATACCGAAGCCCACTTGTTGGAATTCAATGAAACAATTTACGATCAAAATCTTGAAATCGAGCTACATCATAAAATACGAGATGAAGTAAAATTCGACTCCTTGGAAGCTTTGAAAAAACAAGTTGAACAAGATATTGCGAAAGTTAGAGGGCTTGAGACGTTAAATATTAAGTAA
- a CDS encoding roadblock/LC7 domain-containing protein — protein MTSIGMLSEEDQLKIESHLEEFLGKSESLWAALVDKGGNLFAQFGETGDLDLSILCALAAGSFAATHELARRLGEPEFTALYHEGQGVSIFISALHYESLLITVFDEKTNIGLVKFYAQQGAETLNVYLKEAAEKSESAEPLQLDSELDPDKTIIS, from the coding sequence ATGACCTCGATCGGTATGTTATCAGAAGAAGATCAGTTGAAAATAGAATCTCATCTTGAAGAATTCTTGGGAAAGTCAGAGTCGCTCTGGGCAGCTTTAGTGGATAAGGGTGGAAATCTATTTGCTCAATTCGGTGAGACTGGAGATCTTGATCTGAGTATATTATGCGCCCTAGCCGCTGGATCTTTCGCAGCAACGCACGAGTTAGCGCGTCGTCTAGGAGAACCTGAATTTACGGCACTGTATCATGAAGGACAGGGTGTTAGTATATTCATCTCGGCCTTGCACTATGAAAGCTTACTAATCACCGTTTTTGATGAGAAGACAAATATAGGTTTAGTAAAGTTCTACGCTCAGCAAGGGGCTGAGACCCTAAACGTCTATCTCAAAGAGGCAGCGGAAAAATCTGAAAGTGCAGAACCTTTACAACTCGATTCAGAGCTTGATCCAGATAAGACTATTATCAGCTAA
- a CDS encoding GNAT family acetyltransferase — MTEKTKQNKKIEIRFYESSDRDGVRAVCCATGYLGKSIDTVFEDREVFADFLTSYYTDVEPDLTVVVLEDGQIKGYVMGSRFPSLQKAYEMQLYLRLFPKVLGNFFFKYKSATRKYLRWMLWNGRKETPLTPKDMAHVHFNFLAEHRSVSQTRTMFDMFLQRLSEYGEEKVYGQVVSFENRRGPRMYARYGFKVVDQVKVTKYQDLVDHPVYLFTIIKDLKENVTLYGNDLWKKKGQ, encoded by the coding sequence ATGACTGAGAAGACAAAGCAAAATAAGAAGATCGAGATTCGTTTTTATGAATCAAGCGATCGAGATGGGGTTAGAGCTGTCTGCTGTGCAACAGGCTATCTTGGTAAGTCTATTGATACGGTCTTCGAAGATCGTGAAGTCTTTGCTGATTTTCTTACTTCTTATTATACGGATGTTGAGCCAGATCTCACAGTGGTCGTTTTAGAAGATGGGCAAATCAAGGGATATGTTATGGGTTCAAGATTTCCCTCTTTACAGAAAGCTTATGAGATGCAGCTCTATCTTCGATTATTTCCGAAAGTGCTAGGCAATTTCTTTTTCAAATATAAGTCTGCTACCAGGAAATATCTAAGGTGGATGCTATGGAATGGTAGAAAAGAAACGCCTCTTACCCCAAAGGACATGGCCCATGTGCACTTTAATTTCTTAGCGGAGCATAGAAGTGTAAGCCAGACTCGGACCATGTTTGATATGTTTTTGCAGAGACTATCAGAATACGGTGAGGAAAAAGTCTATGGTCAGGTTGTGAGTTTTGAGAATAGAAGGGGTCCAAGAATGTACGCTCGGTATGGATTCAAGGTTGTGGATCAAGTGAAGGTAACTAAATATCAAGATCTAGTTGATCATCCGGTTTATTTATTTACGATTATCAAGGATCTTAAAGAAAATGTTACTTTGTATGGGAATGATCTCTGGAAGAAAAAAGGCCAGTGA
- the clpS gene encoding ATP-dependent Clp protease adapter ClpS has protein sequence MAVEAPSVSPKSKEKVKDAFERGWNVIVWNDPVNLMSYVVYVFQKVLGFSHKKATVHMLEVHQEGKSCVANETKEKAEHYAQQLLHFGLKTTIEKVKS, from the coding sequence ATGGCGGTAGAGGCTCCATCAGTTTCCCCGAAAAGCAAAGAAAAGGTTAAAGATGCTTTTGAAAGAGGGTGGAATGTGATTGTGTGGAACGACCCGGTAAACTTGATGAGTTATGTGGTGTATGTTTTTCAGAAAGTTTTGGGGTTTTCCCATAAAAAAGCAACAGTACACATGTTAGAAGTTCATCAAGAAGGGAAAAGTTGTGTGGCCAATGAAACAAAAGAAAAAGCTGAGCATTATGCTCAGCAATTGCTCCACTTTGGTTTAAAAACTACGATTGAAAAAGTGAAATCATAA
- a CDS encoding helix-hairpin-helix domain-containing protein, which produces MASKFFNLFAKKKEEGQNPSSGVKPIKPPELKPPPAATNVSGPAPGANFKVPPKVQPAPLPQGLAPAKPPFPSGKKRITQRISVPGASSSEAAAAHTPIVSSDAGLARTQNVDLNSMGTVELPLAVVLPLISQSVLTSDVNSLLSSEAANYNLKLPLQSIIPMMPSGKIEFTHREISEGMPPNILVATEQMGEVAEEMISLPLSEVVMRVPPQYLSLRADQKMVDPSVSSMEDPFSEEKLRQMAEERAAAKAAGQVEELDGIQDSPTQRIPEGVLDEPKEAVEEKGIDETQDLSNPDAVLDEDVPSLESSLIPDSEDLTGAEETAAASEPEPAVVATGLTSFDIPKLDVEDKTTKIELGAASDLSSDNQFEQEADEALSAFSVSDKQEELEEEVNEGPSEPDLSFAKSDEFKAFLQSEENESSQADESTDQDEVQEPEVDELQTKAIKLAPSVPEMPGSPTTEEIPEDSISGVSASEGMEEELQEVGTSGQEIPIQRPTSKLDVTEIMKPEVSEEEGDRQELSEEIAGIESIAVPEAVTPSQDDEVLSSFPSVTPAEKIELEEAVSSSEPADPPAVVPMPKPIDIEKVVEESPVTKAISQTSRSKPIESEESVSAFKAMAKKLPPIKEPEKTLGDLSSIKPPPLVPPASHEKDQRPFDPLEEETAKVPIGEKSKFATESISRKTSSFKIPAQTSLLETAHQQTETAEASIIPTPRGSSLDLNNCSLNDLTEIEGCSESIAKKIIAWRELNDRFKHPSQLMEVPGMTRDLYCGITGLSLPELTISSAVNEMLGLDPYKRISLQDLASCIRSWPGVVGCVISGKNSAPTVYDYPDEASAKSLGSIAAKLLDSTRDMMTNFGLQKAQELFLPSEGLSYFLFSRGDLLIVAVHESNQLPSLYSDIIRSILKELLDNNKHLEGSR; this is translated from the coding sequence ATGGCTTCCAAATTCTTCAACCTTTTCGCCAAAAAGAAAGAAGAAGGGCAAAATCCTTCCTCTGGGGTAAAACCAATTAAACCTCCTGAACTAAAACCTCCTCCTGCTGCGACCAACGTGAGTGGTCCGGCCCCTGGAGCAAATTTTAAGGTTCCACCTAAAGTACAACCCGCTCCACTTCCACAAGGGCTAGCCCCGGCAAAGCCTCCATTTCCATCGGGCAAGAAGAGAATTACGCAGCGCATATCAGTCCCAGGTGCTAGCTCAAGTGAAGCAGCTGCCGCACATACTCCTATTGTTTCATCGGATGCTGGGTTAGCTAGGACACAAAATGTAGATCTTAACTCCATGGGTACGGTTGAGCTGCCATTAGCTGTGGTGTTGCCACTTATCTCTCAGAGCGTCTTGACTAGTGATGTAAACAGTCTTCTATCTAGCGAAGCTGCTAATTACAATTTAAAGTTACCTCTTCAAAGCATTATACCCATGATGCCCTCGGGCAAGATAGAGTTTACACATCGTGAAATTTCCGAGGGAATGCCACCCAACATCCTTGTTGCGACCGAACAGATGGGAGAGGTAGCGGAGGAAATGATTAGTTTGCCGCTATCTGAGGTTGTTATGAGGGTTCCTCCTCAGTATTTATCTCTGCGTGCTGACCAAAAAATGGTGGACCCCTCAGTATCTTCTATGGAGGATCCCTTTTCGGAAGAGAAGTTGCGTCAGATGGCGGAAGAGCGAGCTGCTGCTAAAGCAGCGGGTCAGGTAGAAGAGCTAGACGGTATCCAAGATTCGCCTACTCAACGAATACCGGAGGGGGTTTTAGATGAACCTAAAGAGGCAGTAGAAGAGAAAGGAATTGATGAGACTCAAGATCTTTCAAATCCTGACGCAGTGTTAGATGAGGACGTGCCAAGCCTGGAGTCCAGCTTGATTCCAGATTCGGAAGACTTAACAGGCGCTGAAGAAACCGCTGCAGCCTCTGAACCTGAGCCTGCTGTAGTAGCCACAGGATTAACCTCATTTGATATTCCCAAACTAGATGTGGAAGATAAGACTACGAAAATTGAATTAGGAGCTGCTTCTGATTTATCTTCCGATAATCAATTTGAGCAAGAGGCAGATGAGGCGCTCTCTGCATTTAGTGTTTCTGATAAGCAAGAAGAACTAGAGGAAGAGGTGAATGAGGGACCATCTGAACCAGATTTATCTTTTGCGAAATCAGATGAGTTTAAAGCTTTTTTACAAAGTGAAGAGAATGAAAGCTCTCAAGCAGATGAATCAACAGATCAAGATGAAGTCCAGGAGCCTGAGGTAGATGAATTACAAACCAAGGCTATAAAACTAGCTCCTTCAGTGCCTGAAATGCCTGGGAGCCCTACTACTGAGGAGATCCCAGAGGATTCAATTTCAGGAGTAAGTGCTAGTGAAGGAATGGAAGAAGAATTACAAGAGGTTGGTACCTCTGGCCAAGAAATCCCTATTCAAAGGCCTACCTCTAAATTAGATGTCACTGAGATCATGAAACCTGAAGTTTCTGAAGAAGAGGGTGACAGACAAGAGCTCAGTGAAGAAATTGCTGGAATCGAATCCATTGCAGTTCCTGAAGCAGTAACGCCTTCTCAGGATGATGAGGTGCTTTCATCTTTTCCCTCAGTTACACCTGCAGAAAAAATCGAGCTCGAGGAAGCTGTTTCGAGTTCTGAACCTGCAGATCCGCCTGCCGTCGTCCCTATGCCTAAGCCTATTGACATAGAGAAGGTTGTAGAGGAAAGTCCTGTGACGAAAGCTATCTCACAAACCTCACGCTCGAAGCCTATAGAGTCAGAAGAGAGTGTGAGCGCTTTCAAGGCTATGGCTAAAAAGCTTCCTCCAATTAAAGAACCCGAAAAAACCCTTGGAGATCTATCTTCCATTAAACCGCCTCCTTTAGTCCCTCCAGCATCACATGAAAAAGATCAAAGGCCTTTTGATCCCCTTGAAGAAGAAACAGCTAAAGTTCCTATTGGTGAAAAATCAAAGTTTGCAACTGAATCAATCTCTCGAAAGACTTCTAGCTTCAAAATTCCTGCACAAACAAGCTTGCTAGAAACGGCTCATCAGCAAACCGAAACTGCCGAAGCAAGCATAATACCAACTCCTAGGGGGTCTTCACTAGATTTGAATAATTGTTCACTCAATGACTTAACCGAGATCGAGGGATGTTCAGAATCTATAGCTAAGAAGATCATTGCGTGGCGTGAGTTGAATGATCGGTTTAAGCACCCATCTCAATTGATGGAAGTTCCGGGCATGACCCGTGACCTTTATTGTGGTATTACAGGACTATCTTTACCAGAATTGACTATATCATCTGCCGTGAATGAAATGTTGGGCTTAGATCCTTATAAAAGAATTTCCTTACAGGATTTGGCCTCTTGCATAAGATCATGGCCAGGTGTGGTAGGGTGTGTGATATCTGGTAAAAATTCTGCGCCTACAGTTTATGACTATCCCGATGAAGCTTCTGCTAAGTCTTTGGGCTCTATAGCTGCCAAGCTATTGGATAGCACAAGGGATATGATGACAAATTTTGGTCTGCAAAAGGCTCAAGAGCTATTTTTACCATCTGAGGGCCTCAGTTATTTTCTTTTTTCTCGTGGAGATTTGTTGATTGTTGCAGTTCACGAAAGTAATCAATTGCCGTCGCTTTACTCGGACATCATAAGGTCTATATTGAAGGAGTTATTAGATAATAATAAACATTTAGAGGGTTCGCGTTAA